The genome window CAGCCCGGGGATTGCCGGCGTGATCTGCCCCAGCGACGTCAACCGCACGAAGGTCCGGAACATCCACGCCACGGCGGACGTGAACTACATGGGCTCCTTCCCCGGGACGAGTTACTTCGGAAACTCGGGAGCGTTCAACAACTGGAGCGACAGCACGAGCATGAACCTGTCGGGAGGCTTCTTCACGATCGATCCCGCGCCGGTCTCCAACCTGTCCAAGTTCCCGGACGGATCTTCGAACGTGGTGGCCGTGGTCGAAAAATCGGCCCGTGTCTGGAGCGGCGGAGCGTGGCTCGGAGCGCAGAGCGCCACGCAGGGGACCCCCGCGCCGGGAACCGATCAGGCCTGCTGTCAGGACTGGTGGCTGAATTTCGCCATGTACGCGCCGGTCAACGACCTTCGCCGGTTCAGTGCGCCGACCCACACCAATATCCGGGTCTCGAGCGACCATGCCGGGGGCGTCAACACCCTCATGGCGGATGGCGCCGTCCGCTTCATCAGCGAGCAGATCGAGCACATCCTGGACACCACCAACGGCGACGCGAACTACCCGCCGGCGCAGGGGGCCGGGTGCATCTGGCGCGACATGGGATGCAACGACAACACGGCTGGCGGCGGGGCGTACCTGAACAAGACGCTCCTGGCGACCCGCATGGGGCTCTGGCAGCGGATCAACCACAAGTCGGACGGCTTGCCGGTCGGAGATTTCTGATCGAGCGTTCGACCGCCTGATTGGCTCGATGCGTCGTCCGGTCTCGACCGGACGGAGAGCAACCGAAGTTTCCGCCCCCTGTCCGCAATCGCGGACAGGGGGCGTTGTTGTTCTGGGCCTCACCCCTTCGGGGGGGCGTTTCTCGCTTCGTCATCCCGGGGTGCCGCTTTCGCTTTCGCGGTGGGCCTGCTCAGGTGGATGGCGGAGCAGGGGGCTGGGGCGGGCGGAGGTGGCCTCCCGTGCGGCCCGTCAGCGATGCCGTCACCGCCGTCAGTTCGTGCGGATCGACCGGCTTCGTCAGGTGCACCTGAAAGCCGGCCAGCAGCGCCCGTCGGCGGTCCTCCAGCCGCGCGAACGCCGTCAGCGCGATCGCCGGGAGCGACTGGTACGTCACGCCGCGGCGGCGGATGTCCCGGATCAGATCGAGACCGTCGCGACCCGGCATTCCGAGGTCGCTGATCAGGATGTGCGGGCGGAACGGCTCGATCGCCTCGAGCGCGGCGTTGACGCTCGCCACCTCCCGCACCTCGGCGCCCCGGCCCGTGAGCACCCGCTTCACCATCGCCCGCGAGTCGTCATCGTCCTCGACCAGGAGGACCCGGATCCCCGACAGGTCGACCCGCCAGCCCGCTCCGACCGTCGGCGCCTCCGGAGCGGCGGGACTGTCGGCTGCCGCCGGTTCTCCGGCGGCGGACTCCTCGTGCGGCTGCGACAGGCGGACCGAGCTGACCGGGACCCGGACGATGAACGTCGCCCCCTTGCCGTCCCCTTCGCTCTCCGCCTCGATCGTCCCGCCGTGCATCTCGACGATCTGACGGGCGATCGCCAGTCCCAGCCCCAGTCCGCCGTGTTCGCGGGTGCTGGTCCCGTCCCCCTGCCGGAACCGCTCGAAGACCAGCGGCAGGAGCGTCTTCTCGATCCCGCGTCCGTTGTCCGCGACCCGGATCTCGACGTGCGAATTGACCCGCCGGACCGAGACCTGCACGCGTCCGCCGCGGGGGGTGAACTTGACCGCGTTGTTGACGAGGTTCCACAGCACCTGCTGCAGCCGCGAGGGGTCGCCGAGGATCGGGCCGGCGGCGGCCGAGAGGGTCTGGATCAGCCGGATCTCCTTGGCGTCCGCGGCGGGGCGGACCGCCGACAGCGCCGCTTCCACGAACGCCGCGGGATCGATCGCCTCGACGTCGAGGCGGATCTTTCCGCTCGTGATCCGCGAGATGTCGAGGAGGTCGGCG of Planctomyces sp. SH-PL14 contains these proteins:
- a CDS encoding DUF1559 domain-containing protein, which encodes MKVPSSRSKGFTLIELLVVIAIIAVLVAILLPAVQQAREAARASQCKNNLKQLGVALHNYHESHGVFPPGQIRGWNGTHEKGNGFSWGAMILPHMDQAALYNKLEPTVPIFEGTNKTTILASPGIAGVICPSDVNRTKVRNIHATADVNYMGSFPGTSYFGNSGAFNNWSDSTSMNLSGGFFTIDPAPVSNLSKFPDGSSNVVAVVEKSARVWSGGAWLGAQSATQGTPAPGTDQACCQDWWLNFAMYAPVNDLRRFSAPTHTNIRVSSDHAGGVNTLMADGAVRFISEQIEHILDTTNGDANYPPAQGAGCIWRDMGCNDNTAGGGAYLNKTLLATRMGLWQRINHKSDGLPVGDF
- a CDS encoding response regulator, whose translation is MGSDTPRILVVDDNPATLYSTTRILRGAGFAVTEAETGQDAYRRALEGVDLVVLDVNLPDIDGFTVCRMLRENPTTAHLPIVHLSATFVTTSHKVTGLESGADGYLTHPIEPPVLVATVNAFLRARRAESERRASDERFRAIFENALNGVAILDDRLVCRDANPALCGLLLVDREALIGRVVTDFVAEERQGEIAAIRHELSENLAWRGTLPLRRSDGTPVYLECSLSQYHEPGLRLAIVNDVTDRLRHEQEREELLASERAARGEAERANRLKDDFLATLSHELRTPLNAIVGWSQLLRMGSSTPAELNEGLEAIERNSHAQSQMIADLLDISRITSGKIRLDVEAIDPAAFVEAALSAVRPAADAKEIRLIQTLSAAAGPILGDPSRLQQVLWNLVNNAVKFTPRGGRVQVSVRRVNSHVEIRVADNGRGIEKTLLPLVFERFRQGDGTSTREHGGLGLGLAIARQIVEMHGGTIEAESEGDGKGATFIVRVPVSSVRLSQPHEESAAGEPAAADSPAAPEAPTVGAGWRVDLSGIRVLLVEDDDDSRAMVKRVLTGRGAEVREVASVNAALEAIEPFRPHILISDLGMPGRDGLDLIRDIRRRGVTYQSLPAIALTAFARLEDRRRALLAGFQVHLTKPVDPHELTAVTASLTGRTGGHLRPPQPPAPPST